The following proteins come from a genomic window of Yinghuangia sp. ASG 101:
- a CDS encoding effector-associated constant component EACC1: MRVVLTVDDGREDQRGAAELRRWLDGVPQLRGRVERGEQDAVPAGAMGAGADALVAVLEPGGVAAVFVGAVAAWVRTRRGSYTVTVTRPDGTEITITSQDSMTPEEAVAAAERLAPSEEPRPEAPGPEEQAPGGQAGDRARPGGERPRPEEQRRTDEGSSGASS; encoded by the coding sequence GTGCGTGTGGTGTTGACGGTGGACGACGGCCGGGAGGATCAGCGCGGCGCCGCCGAGTTGCGGAGGTGGTTGGACGGGGTTCCGCAGCTTCGCGGGCGCGTGGAACGCGGGGAGCAGGACGCGGTCCCGGCGGGGGCGATGGGGGCAGGTGCCGACGCGCTGGTGGCGGTGCTGGAGCCGGGGGGCGTCGCCGCGGTGTTCGTGGGGGCGGTGGCCGCGTGGGTGCGGACCCGCCGCGGCAGCTACACCGTCACGGTGACCCGTCCCGACGGGACCGAGATCACCATCACCTCCCAGGACTCCATGACGCCCGAGGAGGCCGTGGCCGCCGCCGAACGCCTGGCGCCCTCAGAGGAACCGCGGCCCGAGGCACCCGGCCCCGAGGAACAAGCCCCGGGGGGACAGGCCGGGGACCGGGCCCGTCCCGGCGGCGAACGGCCCAGGCCCGAGGAACAGCGCCGGACGGACGAAGGCTCCTCGGGCGCGTCCTCGTGA
- a CDS encoding metallophosphoesterase produces the protein MDTKFALPLGIAGAGVACLTYAAAYEARSFRLRRVEVPVLPRGLRPLRVLQVSDIHMVCGQRKKQDWLRRLAALRPDFVLNTGDNLSDPEAALETLDALAPLMELPGAYVFGSNDYFAPRPKDPTSYLRRDDGTRRLGDENPWRDLRDGFDRAGWENLNNARGRLKLDSVELELVGLDDPHIDRDRYESVAGGPDRAADFSLAVVHAPYRRALDAFTTEGYPLVIAGHTHGGQVCVPFYGALTTNCDLDRKRAKGLSRYASSGNETYLHVSAGCGTSRYARFRFACPPEATLLTLTPA, from the coding sequence ATGGACACGAAGTTTGCGCTCCCGCTGGGAATCGCCGGTGCGGGGGTGGCCTGCCTCACCTACGCCGCCGCCTATGAGGCCCGGTCGTTCCGGCTGCGCCGCGTCGAGGTGCCCGTCCTGCCCCGGGGGCTGCGCCCGCTGCGGGTGCTCCAGGTCTCCGACATCCACATGGTGTGCGGGCAGCGCAAGAAGCAGGACTGGCTGCGCCGACTGGCCGCGCTGCGGCCCGACTTCGTCCTCAACACGGGCGACAACCTCTCCGACCCCGAGGCGGCGTTGGAGACGCTGGACGCGCTGGCCCCGCTGATGGAGCTGCCGGGCGCGTACGTCTTCGGCTCGAACGACTACTTCGCCCCCCGCCCCAAGGACCCCACGAGCTACCTGCGCCGCGACGACGGCACCCGCCGCCTGGGCGACGAGAACCCGTGGCGGGACCTGCGCGACGGGTTCGACCGGGCCGGCTGGGAGAACCTCAACAACGCGCGCGGGCGCCTCAAGCTCGACAGCGTCGAGCTCGAACTGGTCGGGCTGGACGACCCGCACATCGACCGCGACCGCTACGAATCCGTCGCCGGCGGCCCGGACCGCGCCGCGGACTTCTCCCTCGCCGTGGTGCACGCCCCGTACCGCCGGGCCCTCGACGCCTTCACCACGGAGGGCTACCCCCTCGTGATCGCGGGGCACACGCACGGCGGCCAGGTGTGCGTCCCCTTCTACGGCGCCCTCACCACCAACTGCGACCTCGACCGCAAGCGCGCGAAGGGCCTGTCCCGCTACGCCTCCTCCGGCAATGAGACCTACCTCCACGTCTCCGCCGGCTGCGGCACCTCCCGCTACGCCCGCTTCCGCTTCGCCTGCCCCCCCGAAGCCACCCTCCTGACCCTGACCCCGGCCTGA
- a CDS encoding GatB/YqeY domain-containing protein, with product MSTFKSRLQNDLTEAMRAQDQLRTSTLRLTLTAVTTEEVAGKQARELSDDEVLKIVVREAKKRREAAEAFDQGGRTESAARERAEAEILAEYLPAQLDDAELSRIVADAIAETGASGPSAMGGVMKVARPRIGDRAEGGRIAAEIKRQLGS from the coding sequence ATGAGTACCTTCAAGAGCCGCCTCCAGAACGACCTGACGGAGGCCATGCGCGCGCAGGACCAGCTGCGTACGTCGACCCTGCGCCTGACGCTGACCGCCGTCACCACCGAGGAGGTCGCGGGCAAGCAGGCCAGGGAGCTTTCGGACGACGAGGTGCTGAAGATCGTCGTGCGCGAGGCGAAGAAGCGCCGTGAGGCCGCCGAGGCGTTCGACCAGGGGGGCCGGACGGAGTCCGCGGCCCGCGAGCGCGCCGAGGCCGAGATCCTCGCCGAGTACCTGCCCGCGCAGCTCGACGACGCGGAGCTGAGCCGGATCGTGGCCGACGCGATCGCCGAGACGGGAGCGTCCGGTCCGTCCGCGATGGGCGGGGTCATGAAGGTCGCGCGCCCGAGGATCGGCGACCGCGCGGAAGGCGGCCGGATCGCGGCGGAGATCAAGAGGCAGCTGGGGAGCTGA
- a CDS encoding transglycosylase domain-containing protein, which yields MARTPSGSPRSRASGRGPRRPGSFLGFTGRLAAFVGASVLAGALVAGIALPIVGGLGLTAKAGAENFDEFPDELEAPFLAQPSYIYDAGGNLLATVYDRYRVLVKIDDVAPVMQQAIVAIEDSRFYEHGPIDLKGTLRALVKNQSGGETQGGSSLTQQYVKNIFVELAGDDPAKVADATKQELSRKIKELKYAIGMEQRFSKQEILERYLNIIPFGQRAFGIEAAAYRYFGVHARDLTLPQAALLAGVVNAPTKYDPVTQPEAALERRNIVLQRMAEVGVAPQADVDAAKATDLGLNVQALKNGCISANDVNGSAFFCDYVKNVMKNDPLFGKTQEERDALWRAGGLRIKTTLDPKAQEAAYKAATKGVLQGEDVADAVAMIEPGTGEIKAMAQSRPYGFEDSKNETVINYSVGKAMGGAELGFQPGSTFKPITAAAALERGVSPGQSYTTTSHIMKFDDQIFQTCEGTTKGDGWDGKAGLKNETESEFGTYDMQTGLKYSINTYFVMLEQQIGICPVATLAQSMGVTLGNGTPLPQNPSLTLGAETVTPISMANAYATFAARGKFCDPVAITEITRLDGSKLPVPSANCRQLLKAENADVLNELLKGVTESGTGKKAGLDDRASAGKTGTTDKKTNAWFVGYTPQLSTAVWVGHPDKPTTMEPSGGIMIGGKRVYEVFGGSIPAPIWKNAMTGALADEPKLNFTPVPAGVIPPAVEQHPKAPEPPKPGQPNQPGQPPQPNQPTVPSIPNIPNIPNIPALPGGPGPR from the coding sequence ATGGCCCGTACCCCCTCCGGCAGTCCCCGCTCCCGCGCATCCGGTCGTGGGCCCAGACGCCCCGGTTCGTTCCTGGGATTCACCGGCCGCCTCGCCGCGTTCGTCGGCGCCAGCGTGCTGGCCGGCGCCCTCGTCGCCGGCATCGCGCTGCCCATCGTGGGCGGCCTCGGCCTCACCGCCAAGGCCGGTGCCGAGAACTTCGACGAGTTCCCCGACGAACTCGAGGCGCCTTTCCTCGCGCAGCCGTCGTACATCTACGACGCGGGCGGCAACCTGCTCGCGACGGTGTACGACCGCTACCGCGTGCTGGTCAAGATCGACGACGTCGCGCCGGTGATGCAGCAGGCGATCGTGGCCATCGAGGACTCGCGGTTCTACGAGCACGGGCCGATCGACCTCAAGGGCACCCTGCGCGCGCTCGTCAAGAACCAGTCCGGCGGCGAGACGCAGGGCGGGTCCAGCCTGACGCAGCAGTACGTCAAGAACATCTTCGTCGAGCTGGCCGGCGACGACCCCGCGAAGGTGGCCGACGCGACCAAGCAGGAGCTCTCCCGCAAGATCAAGGAGCTCAAGTACGCGATCGGCATGGAGCAGCGCTTCAGCAAGCAGGAGATCCTGGAGCGCTACCTCAACATCATCCCCTTCGGCCAGCGCGCGTTCGGCATCGAGGCCGCGGCGTACCGCTACTTCGGCGTCCACGCCCGTGACCTGACGCTGCCTCAGGCCGCGCTGCTGGCCGGCGTCGTCAACGCCCCGACGAAGTACGACCCGGTCACGCAGCCGGAAGCCGCCCTGGAGCGCCGCAACATCGTGCTCCAGCGCATGGCCGAGGTCGGCGTCGCCCCCCAGGCCGACGTCGACGCCGCCAAGGCCACCGACCTCGGCCTCAACGTGCAGGCGCTCAAGAACGGCTGCATCTCGGCCAACGACGTCAACGGCTCCGCGTTCTTCTGCGACTACGTCAAGAACGTCATGAAGAACGACCCGCTCTTCGGCAAGACGCAGGAGGAGCGCGACGCGCTGTGGCGCGCCGGCGGGCTCCGCATCAAGACGACGCTCGACCCGAAGGCGCAGGAGGCGGCGTACAAGGCGGCCACCAAGGGCGTCCTGCAGGGCGAGGACGTCGCGGACGCGGTCGCGATGATCGAACCGGGCACCGGCGAGATCAAGGCCATGGCGCAGAGCCGGCCGTACGGCTTCGAGGACTCGAAGAACGAGACCGTCATCAACTACTCGGTGGGCAAGGCGATGGGCGGCGCCGAGCTGGGCTTCCAGCCGGGCTCGACCTTCAAGCCGATCACCGCGGCGGCGGCGCTGGAGCGCGGGGTCAGCCCGGGGCAGTCGTACACGACCACGTCGCACATCATGAAGTTCGACGACCAGATCTTCCAGACCTGCGAGGGCACCACCAAGGGTGACGGCTGGGACGGCAAGGCAGGTCTGAAGAACGAGACCGAGAGCGAGTTCGGCACGTACGACATGCAGACCGGGCTCAAATACTCGATCAACACCTACTTCGTCATGCTCGAACAGCAGATCGGCATCTGCCCGGTGGCGACGCTGGCCCAGAGCATGGGCGTCACCCTCGGCAACGGCACCCCGCTGCCGCAGAACCCGTCGCTGACGCTCGGCGCCGAGACCGTCACCCCGATCTCGATGGCGAACGCGTACGCGACCTTCGCGGCGCGCGGCAAGTTCTGCGACCCCGTGGCGATCACCGAGATCACGCGCCTCGACGGCAGCAAGCTCCCGGTGCCGTCCGCGAACTGCCGCCAGTTGCTCAAGGCCGAGAACGCCGACGTCCTCAACGAGTTGCTCAAGGGCGTGACGGAGAGCGGCACCGGCAAGAAGGCCGGTCTCGACGACCGGGCCAGCGCGGGCAAGACCGGTACCACCGACAAGAAGACCAACGCCTGGTTCGTCGGCTACACGCCGCAGCTGTCCACCGCGGTCTGGGTCGGCCACCCCGACAAGCCGACCACGATGGAGCCCAGCGGCGGCATCATGATCGGCGGCAAGCGGGTCTACGAGGTGTTCGGTGGATCGATCCCCGCGCCGATCTGGAAGAACGCGATGACCGGCGCCCTCGCCGACGAGCCGAAGCTGAACTTCACCCCGGTTCCGGCCGGAGTGATCCCGCCGGCGGTCGAGCAGCACCCGAAGGCTCCGGAGCCGCCGAAGCCGGGGCAACCGAACCAGCCGGGGCAACCCCCGCAGCCGAACCAGCCGACCGTGCCGAGCATCCCCAATATCCCGAACATCCCCAACATCCCGGCGCTGCCGGGCGGCCCCGGGCCGAGGTAG
- a CDS encoding WhiB family transcriptional regulator, whose amino-acid sequence MSWVTDWNALAACRASDPDELFVQGAAQNRAKAVCTGCPVRTECLADALDNRVEFGVWGGMTERERRALLRRRPTVTSWRRLLETAREEYEREIHADYDDNMGLRAAG is encoded by the coding sequence ATGAGCTGGGTTACCGACTGGAACGCACTGGCCGCATGCCGGGCCAGCGATCCGGATGAGCTGTTCGTGCAGGGGGCGGCCCAAAATCGCGCCAAGGCGGTGTGCACCGGATGCCCGGTGCGTACCGAATGCCTTGCCGACGCCCTCGACAATCGCGTCGAGTTCGGCGTCTGGGGAGGGATGACGGAGCGGGAGCGGCGGGCCTTGTTGCGCCGCAGGCCGACCGTCACCTCGTGGCGCAGGCTCTTGGAGACGGCCCGCGAGGAGTACGAGCGGGAGATCCACGCGGACTACGACGACAATATGGGGCTGCGCGCCGCCGGCTGA
- a CDS encoding ArsA family ATPase yields MTAATPSRGGSAARGRSARPTARQEARPLDIDPLIDDPATRIVVCCGSGGVGKTTTAAALALRAAERGRDVVVLTIDPARRLAQSMGLTELDNTPRRVADVDETKGGSLHAMMLDMKRTFDEIVEQHADPERARQILENPFYQSLSSSFAGTQEYMAMEKLGQLHSGGTWDLIIVDTPPSRSALDFLDAPQRLGSFLDGRLIRILSAPAKVGGRGALKFLSAGMGLMTGALNKVVGAHLLTDIQTFVAALDTTFGGFRKRADATYRLLQAPGTAFLVVAAPEKDALREAAYFVERLDAESMPLAGLVLNRVHATGAGELSAERSAAAAETLLEQALDEDADPGADGPSAQDLRLVAGLLTLHAERLRMIGREDRVRTRFASIHPDVPVVEVPALPGDVHDLDGLRAIGRHLG; encoded by the coding sequence ATGACCGCGGCAACCCCCTCGCGCGGCGGCTCGGCGGCACGCGGTCGGTCCGCGCGGCCGACGGCCCGGCAGGAGGCCCGGCCGCTGGACATCGACCCGCTGATCGACGACCCGGCCACGCGCATCGTGGTGTGCTGCGGGTCCGGAGGCGTCGGGAAGACGACGACCGCCGCGGCGCTCGCGCTGCGGGCCGCCGAGCGCGGCCGGGACGTCGTCGTCCTCACGATCGACCCCGCCCGGCGCCTCGCGCAGTCCATGGGGCTCACCGAACTCGACAACACGCCTCGCCGCGTCGCCGACGTCGACGAGACCAAGGGCGGCAGCCTGCACGCCATGATGCTCGACATGAAGCGGACGTTCGACGAGATCGTCGAACAGCACGCCGACCCCGAGCGTGCCCGGCAGATCCTGGAGAACCCGTTCTACCAGTCGCTGTCCTCCAGCTTCGCCGGGACGCAGGAGTACATGGCGATGGAGAAGCTGGGCCAGCTGCACTCCGGCGGCACGTGGGACCTCATCATCGTCGACACGCCGCCGAGTCGGTCGGCCCTCGACTTCCTCGACGCGCCGCAGCGGCTCGGGTCGTTCCTCGACGGCCGGCTGATCCGGATCCTGTCCGCCCCCGCCAAGGTCGGCGGGCGCGGTGCGCTCAAGTTCCTGTCCGCCGGGATGGGCCTGATGACGGGCGCGCTCAACAAGGTCGTGGGTGCCCATCTGCTGACCGACATCCAGACCTTCGTCGCGGCGCTCGACACGACGTTCGGCGGCTTCCGCAAGCGCGCCGACGCGACCTACCGGCTGCTCCAGGCCCCGGGCACGGCGTTCCTCGTCGTCGCGGCACCCGAGAAGGACGCGCTGCGCGAGGCCGCGTACTTCGTCGAACGCCTGGACGCCGAGTCGATGCCGCTGGCCGGGCTCGTCCTCAACCGCGTGCACGCCACCGGAGCCGGCGAACTGTCCGCGGAGCGCAGCGCCGCCGCCGCCGAGACGCTTCTCGAACAAGCTCTCGACGAAGACGCCGACCCCGGCGCGGACGGCCCCTCGGCCCAGGATCTCCGGCTGGTCGCCGGACTGCTCACCCTGCACGCCGAGCGCCTGCGCATGATCGGCCGCGAGGACCGCGTGCGCACCCGCTTCGCGTCGATCCATCCGGATGTCCCCGTGGTGGAGGTGCCCGCGCTGCCCGGCGACGTCCACGACCTCGACGGGTTGCGCGCGATCGGCCGCCACCTGGGCTGA
- a CDS encoding ArsA family ATPase, producing MTEADNPRAPGADSDWEGVRLHVVSGKGGTGKTSVAAALALALAHGGRRTLLVEVEGRQGIAQLFETAELPYEERKIAVAPGGGEVYALAIDPEEALLDYLDMFYHLGRTGKGLKKLGAIDFATTIAPGLRDVLLTGKACEAVRRRTKGDRGVWAYDAVVMDAPPTGRISRFLNVNTEVAGLARFGPIHSQAEAVMRVLRSPETAVHLVTLLEEMPVQETVDGVAELRGTGLPVGGVVVNMTRPPLHVDDETDTGDGLTPDVLEAGLRAAGVRPTKRLVAALLEEADEHASRIMLETDERRTVRGLGLPVYELPLLPDGVDLGGLYRLADALRDQGVA from the coding sequence GTGACTGAAGCCGACAACCCCCGCGCGCCCGGCGCCGACTCCGACTGGGAGGGCGTTCGGCTGCATGTGGTCAGCGGCAAGGGCGGCACCGGCAAGACGTCCGTCGCCGCGGCGCTCGCGCTGGCGCTGGCGCACGGCGGTCGCCGGACCCTGCTGGTCGAGGTCGAGGGGAGGCAGGGCATCGCGCAACTCTTCGAGACCGCCGAACTCCCCTACGAGGAACGCAAGATCGCCGTCGCGCCCGGCGGCGGGGAGGTGTACGCGCTGGCCATCGATCCCGAGGAGGCGCTGCTCGACTACCTCGACATGTTCTACCACCTGGGCCGCACCGGGAAGGGCCTGAAGAAGCTCGGCGCGATCGACTTCGCCACCACCATCGCCCCCGGGCTGCGCGACGTCCTGCTCACCGGAAAGGCGTGCGAGGCGGTGCGCCGGCGCACGAAGGGCGACCGAGGCGTCTGGGCGTACGACGCGGTCGTCATGGACGCCCCGCCGACCGGGCGGATCAGTCGCTTCCTCAACGTCAACACCGAGGTCGCGGGGCTGGCCAGGTTCGGCCCGATCCACTCGCAGGCCGAGGCGGTGATGCGCGTGCTGCGCTCCCCCGAGACCGCCGTGCACCTGGTGACGCTGCTGGAGGAGATGCCCGTCCAGGAGACCGTCGACGGGGTCGCCGAACTGCGCGGCACCGGGCTGCCGGTGGGCGGCGTCGTGGTCAACATGACCCGGCCGCCGCTGCACGTCGACGACGAGACCGACACCGGCGACGGACTCACCCCCGACGTCCTGGAGGCCGGCCTGCGGGCCGCCGGCGTACGCCCCACCAAGCGGCTCGTCGCCGCGCTGCTGGAGGAGGCCGACGAGCACGCGAGCCGGATCATGCTGGAGACCGACGAGCGGCGCACCGTACGCGGCCTGGGGCTGCCGGTGTACGAGCTGCCGCTGCTCCCCGACGGGGTGGACCTGGGCGGCCTCTACCGCCTCGCCGACGCACTGCGCGACCAAGGAGTGGCATGA
- a CDS encoding DUF4177 domain-containing protein has translation MKKWEYFTAPLLIHNTKQILDTFGEDGWELVQVVPGPNPENLVAYFKREKQS, from the coding sequence ATGAAGAAGTGGGAGTACTTCACCGCGCCGTTGCTGATCCACAACACCAAGCAGATCCTCGACACGTTCGGCGAGGACGGCTGGGAGTTGGTGCAGGTCGTGCCGGGGCCCAACCCGGAGAACCTGGTCGCGTACTTCAAGCGGGAGAAGCAGTCGTGA
- a CDS encoding RidA family protein, producing MTDEFVHPEDRLAELGLSLPGVAAPVAAYVPALRTGNHIHTSGQLPMIEGKLPQTGKVGAEVTAEDAKDLARQCALNALAAVKAELGDLALVRRVVKVVGFVASDPAFTGQPGVINGASELLGEVFGDAGRHARSAVGVAVLPLDAPVEVEIVVEVV from the coding sequence GTGACCGACGAGTTCGTCCACCCCGAGGACAGGCTGGCCGAGCTGGGCCTGTCGCTGCCCGGGGTCGCGGCGCCCGTCGCCGCGTACGTCCCGGCGCTGCGCACCGGCAACCACATCCACACGTCGGGGCAACTCCCGATGATCGAGGGGAAGTTGCCGCAGACCGGCAAGGTCGGCGCCGAGGTGACCGCCGAGGACGCGAAGGACCTCGCGCGGCAGTGCGCGCTCAACGCGCTGGCGGCGGTCAAGGCCGAGCTGGGCGACCTGGCGCTCGTCCGCCGCGTCGTCAAGGTCGTCGGCTTCGTGGCCAGCGATCCCGCCTTCACCGGCCAGCCGGGCGTGATCAACGGCGCGAGCGAACTGCTCGGCGAGGTCTTCGGCGACGCCGGCCGGCACGCGCGTAGCGCGGTGGGCGTGGCGGTCCTCCCGCTCGACGCCCCGGTCGAGGTGGAGATCGTCGTCGAGGTCGTCTGA
- a CDS encoding NUDIX hydrolase: MTSSGIPAFWFERARAMLNGELVPVEARRAATVVLLRRRPEGLEAYLLRRHAGMKFAAGVYAFPGGGVDPRDADHEVAWAGPTPEEWAKRLRTSPAEARAIVAAAVRETFEESGVLLAGPDTGSVVSDTTGDDWEADRAALVGRKLGLTEFLGRRGLVLRSDLLGAWSRWITPEFEEHRYDTWFFVAALPDGQRTRDVSGEADRVAWARPADALAVVKAGRFGMLPPTVETLRNMTAYEVPAEALDASAARDLAPVMARPRYEGDKLVIAWPGIPDPFGTA, translated from the coding sequence ATGACGTCGTCCGGTATCCCCGCTTTCTGGTTCGAGCGCGCCCGCGCCATGCTCAACGGCGAGCTGGTCCCGGTCGAGGCGCGCCGGGCCGCGACGGTCGTCCTGCTGCGCCGGCGGCCGGAGGGGCTGGAGGCGTACCTGCTGCGGCGGCACGCGGGCATGAAGTTCGCCGCCGGTGTGTACGCCTTCCCCGGCGGCGGCGTCGACCCGCGCGACGCCGACCACGAGGTGGCGTGGGCGGGCCCGACACCGGAGGAGTGGGCGAAGCGGCTCCGTACGTCGCCGGCCGAGGCGCGGGCGATCGTCGCCGCCGCGGTGCGCGAGACCTTCGAGGAGTCGGGCGTCCTGCTCGCGGGGCCGGACACCGGCTCGGTGGTGTCCGACACCACGGGCGACGACTGGGAGGCGGACCGCGCGGCCCTCGTCGGGCGCAAGCTCGGCCTGACCGAATTCCTCGGCCGCCGCGGCCTCGTGCTGCGCTCCGACCTGCTGGGCGCGTGGTCCCGCTGGATCACCCCGGAGTTCGAGGAACACCGGTACGACACGTGGTTCTTCGTCGCCGCGCTTCCCGACGGCCAGCGCACCCGCGACGTCTCGGGAGAAGCCGACCGGGTCGCCTGGGCGCGTCCCGCCGACGCCCTGGCCGTTGTGAAGGCCGGCCGTTTCGGGATGCTGCCGCCGACCGTCGAGACCTTGCGCAACATGACCGCGTACGAGGTCCCCGCCGAGGCCCTGGACGCCTCCGCCGCCCGGGACCTGGCCCCGGTCATGGCCAGGCCCCGCTACGAAGGCGACAAGCTGGTCATCGCGTGGCCCGGTATCCCCGATCCCTTCGGCACCGCCTGA
- a CDS encoding MBL fold metallo-hydrolase, protein MDSYRIPGDPRQVVAGPATPRTTCVLAPNPSPMTLDGTNTWIVAEPGADRAVVIDPGPLDEGHLRAVLATAEERGVRISEVLLTHGHFDHSEAAPRLAELAGCGVRALDPEHRLGGEGLVEGDVVTTGGLELRVMATPGHSWDSLSFVLPADDLVLTGDTILGRGTTVVAHPDGRLGAYLDSLARLRALVASGEVNRVLPAHGPVLDDAHGVVEFYLEHRAQRLAQVEEAVALGDTTAREVVERVYADVDRSLWWAAEVSVRAQLDYLKERGPRG, encoded by the coding sequence ATGGACTCTTACCGCATCCCCGGAGACCCCCGGCAGGTCGTGGCGGGCCCCGCCACCCCCCGGACGACCTGTGTCCTGGCCCCCAATCCGAGCCCGATGACGCTGGACGGCACCAACACGTGGATCGTCGCCGAGCCCGGCGCCGACCGGGCGGTGGTCATCGACCCCGGGCCGCTCGACGAGGGCCATCTGCGGGCCGTGCTGGCGACCGCGGAGGAACGCGGCGTGCGCATATCCGAGGTGCTGCTCACGCACGGTCACTTCGACCATTCCGAGGCCGCCCCGCGCCTGGCCGAGCTGGCCGGTTGCGGCGTCCGGGCCCTGGACCCCGAGCACCGGCTGGGCGGCGAGGGCCTGGTCGAGGGGGACGTCGTGACGACCGGCGGCCTGGAGCTGCGGGTCATGGCGACGCCCGGGCACTCGTGGGACTCGCTGTCGTTCGTGCTGCCCGCCGACGACCTCGTCCTGACCGGCGACACGATCCTGGGCCGCGGCACCACGGTCGTCGCGCACCCGGACGGCAGGCTGGGCGCCTACCTCGACTCGCTGGCCCGCCTGCGCGCCCTGGTGGCGTCGGGCGAGGTCAACCGCGTGCTGCCCGCGCACGGCCCGGTGCTGGACGACGCGCACGGCGTCGTCGAGTTCTACCTCGAACACCGTGCGCAACGCCTGGCCCAGGTGGAGGAGGCCGTCGCGCTCGGCGACACGACGGCCCGCGAGGTCGTCGAACGCGTGTACGCCGACGTCGACCGGTCGCTGTGGTGGGCCGCCGAGGTGTCGGTACGGGCGCAGCTCGACTACCTCAAGGAGCGCGGTCCACGCGGCTGA
- a CDS encoding Crp/Fnr family transcriptional regulator, protein MDDVLQRAPLFAALEDEDAAELRASMTEVGLERGDSLFHEGDPGDRLYVVIEGKIKLHRSSNDGRENMLAVLGPSEMFGELSLFDPGPRTATATALTDVRLLGLGHQDLQPWLNGRPKVALSLLRAIARRLRRTNESLADLVFSDVPGRVAKALLDLSRRFGVPAEEGIHVAHDLTQEELAQLVGASRETVNKALADFASRGWLRLEARAVVLLDVERLSRRSR, encoded by the coding sequence GTGGACGACGTTCTGCAGCGGGCGCCGTTGTTCGCGGCTCTCGAAGACGAGGACGCCGCCGAGCTGCGTGCCTCCATGACCGAGGTCGGGCTCGAACGCGGTGACTCGCTCTTCCACGAAGGCGACCCGGGCGACCGCCTGTACGTCGTCATCGAAGGCAAGATCAAGCTGCACCGCAGTTCGAACGACGGCCGCGAGAACATGCTCGCGGTGCTCGGCCCCAGCGAGATGTTCGGCGAGCTGTCGCTGTTCGACCCCGGTCCGCGGACCGCCACCGCCACCGCGCTGACCGACGTACGGTTGCTCGGCCTGGGCCACCAGGACCTCCAGCCGTGGCTCAACGGCCGGCCCAAGGTCGCGCTGTCGCTGCTGCGGGCCATAGCCCGCCGCCTGCGGCGCACCAACGAAAGCCTCGCCGACCTGGTCTTCTCCGACGTGCCCGGCCGCGTCGCGAAGGCCCTGCTCGACCTGTCGCGCCGCTTCGGGGTACCGGCCGAGGAGGGCATCCACGTCGCCCACGACCTGACGCAGGAAGAGCTGGCCCAGCTGGTCGGCGCCTCGCGCGAGACCGTCAACAAGGCCCTCGCCGACTTCGCCAGCCGCGGCTGGCTGCGCCTGGAGGCCCGGGCCGTGGTGCTGCTGGACGTGGAGCGCCTCTCGCGCCGGTCACGCTGA
- the nth gene encoding endonuclease III: MKKPESRLALVRRARRINRELGELYPGAHCELDYDDAFQLLVAVVLSAQTTDRSVNNVTPTLFARYPDAEALARAEPAELEAIIRPTGFFRAKARAVTGLAQALCDNFGGRVPRRHADLVTLPGVGRKTANVVLGEAYGVPGISVDTHFGRLARRFGWTAEDDPVKVEHEVGALFPKKDWTLLSHRVIFHGRRVCHARRPACGACGIAPLCPSYGEGETDPDKARKLLKYELAGQPGQRLRPPATPVLATGAVPVTGAAPSEGTAT; encoded by the coding sequence ATGAAAAAGCCGGAGAGCCGCCTGGCTCTCGTCCGCCGTGCCCGTCGGATCAACCGGGAGCTCGGCGAGCTGTACCCCGGTGCGCACTGCGAGCTGGACTACGACGACGCCTTTCAGCTTCTCGTCGCCGTGGTGCTGTCCGCGCAGACCACCGACCGCAGCGTCAACAACGTCACCCCGACGCTGTTCGCCCGCTATCCGGACGCCGAGGCACTGGCCCGGGCCGAGCCCGCGGAGCTTGAGGCGATCATCAGGCCCACCGGGTTCTTCCGGGCCAAGGCACGGGCGGTGACCGGTCTCGCGCAGGCGCTGTGCGACAACTTCGGCGGCCGGGTGCCGCGCCGGCACGCCGACCTGGTGACCCTGCCCGGCGTCGGGCGCAAGACCGCCAACGTCGTGCTCGGCGAGGCGTACGGAGTGCCCGGCATCAGCGTCGACACCCACTTCGGGCGTCTCGCGCGGCGCTTCGGATGGACCGCCGAGGACGACCCGGTCAAGGTCGAGCACGAGGTCGGCGCGCTGTTCCCGAAGAAGGACTGGACGCTGCTGTCGCACCGCGTGATCTTCCACGGCCGCCGCGTGTGCCACGCCCGCAGGCCCGCCTGCGGGGCGTGCGGCATAGCCCCGCTGTGCCCGTCGTACGGCGAGGGTGAGACCGACCCGGACAAGGCCAGGAAGCTGTTGAAGTACGAACTGGCCGGGCAGCCCGGCCAGCGCCTTCGGCCACCGGCGACGCCGGTGCTCGCGACCGGGGCCGTACCCGTGACCGGGGCGGCACCATCGGAGGGGACCGCCACATGA